One Microbacterium sp. zg-B96 genomic region harbors:
- a CDS encoding Lrp/AsnC family transcriptional regulator translates to MPRSQADAHDIDDIDLAILALLSDRADITNKALARRLHLAESTCAHRVRTLRRRGLIVDTRARVDTAALGFPLRAVINVRLGSHTKAGVTQLFQALTEIPGVIEVFHVAGEDDFVLHVAAADAHALRDLVLEHITVHPSVRSTETHLVFERRDGVGVLAAR, encoded by the coding sequence TTGCCCAGATCACAAGCCGATGCCCACGACATCGACGACATCGATCTCGCGATCCTCGCCCTTCTCAGCGACCGCGCCGACATCACGAACAAGGCCCTCGCCCGCCGTCTGCACCTGGCCGAGTCGACGTGCGCGCATCGCGTGCGCACCCTGCGGCGGCGGGGACTCATCGTCGACACACGAGCGCGTGTGGACACCGCGGCCCTGGGATTCCCCCTGCGCGCCGTCATCAACGTCCGCCTGGGAAGCCACACCAAGGCGGGTGTCACCCAGCTGTTCCAGGCGCTCACCGAGATCCCCGGGGTGATCGAGGTCTTCCACGTCGCCGGTGAGGACGACTTCGTACTGCACGTGGCGGCCGCCGACGCGCACGCCCTTCGCGACCTCGTGCTCGAGCACATCACTGTGCATCCGAGCGTGCGATCCACCGAGACGCATCTCGTCTTCGAGCGGCGCGACGGCGTCGGCGTGCTCGCGGCACGCTGA
- a CDS encoding metal-sensitive transcriptional regulator, producing the protein MSTTAHDSHTHGYITDKDKYLNRLKRIEGQARGVHKMIAEEKYCIDILTQISALTSALNSVAVGLLDDHLKHCVVDAARLGGDEADAKVAEATAAIARLVRS; encoded by the coding sequence ATGTCCACCACCGCACACGACTCACACACGCACGGTTACATCACCGACAAGGACAAGTACCTCAACCGTCTCAAGCGCATCGAGGGGCAGGCCCGGGGGGTGCACAAGATGATTGCGGAGGAGAAGTACTGCATCGACATCCTCACGCAGATCAGTGCGCTCACCAGCGCCTTGAACTCCGTCGCGGTCGGTCTGCTCGATGACCACCTGAAGCACTGCGTGGTCGACGCGGCGCGTCTGGGAGGAGACGAGGCGGATGCCAAGGTGGCCGAGGCCACGGCGGCGATCGCCCGGCTCGTGCGGTCCTGA